A window of the Loxodonta africana isolate mLoxAfr1 chromosome 3, mLoxAfr1.hap2, whole genome shotgun sequence genome harbors these coding sequences:
- the MED18 gene encoding mediator of RNA polymerase II transcription subunit 18, whose protein sequence is MEAPPVTMMPVTGGTINMMEYLLQGSVLDHSLESLIHRLRGLCDNMEPETFLDHEMVFLLKGQQASPFVLRARRSMDRAGAPWHLRYLGQPEMGDKNRHALVRSCVDIATSENLTDFLMEMGFRMDHEFVAKGHLFRKGIMKIMVYKIFRILVPGNTDSIEALSLSYLVELSVVAPAGQDMVSDDMRNFAEQLKPLVHLEKIDPKRLM, encoded by the exons ATGGAGGCACCTCCAGTCACCATGATGCCTGTCACTGGGGGCACCATTAACATGATGGAGTACCTGCTTCAAG GAAGTGTTTTAGATCACAGCCTGGAAAGCCTCATCCACCGCCTTCGTGGTTTGTGTGACAACATGGAACCTGAGACCTTCCTTGACCATGAAATGGTATTCCTCCTTAAGGGCCAGCAGGCCAGCCCATTTGTTCTAAGAGCCCGGCGCTCTATGGATAGGGCAGGGGCGCCCTGGCACCTGCGCTACCTGGGACAGCCAGAAATGGGAGACAAGAACCGCCATGCTCTGGTACGAAGCTGCGTGGACATTGCCACGTCTGAGAACCTCACCGACTTCCTGATGGAAATGGGCTTCCGCATGGACCATGAGTTTGTCGCCAAGGGACACTTATTCCGTAAGGGCATCATGAAGATCATGGTGTACAAGATTTTTCGCATCCTGGTGCCAGGGAACACAGACAGCATTGAGGCCTTGTCACTCTCCTATCTTGTGGAACTAAGTGTTGTTGCACCAGCCGGGCAGGACATGGTCTCTGATGACATGAGGAACTTTGCCGAGCAGCTGAAACCTCTGGTTCACCTAGAGAAAATAGACCCCAAGAGGCTCATGTGA